In Prochlorococcus marinus str. MIT 1214, one DNA window encodes the following:
- a CDS encoding DUF3764 family protein — MSSTVTSVFTFKVECTFDEWAAIFDSKEATRRHREFNIQPLYRGCSDEDPQKIIVIHQHPEGDIEKFIEANGDWMASHRVDLSTMEKSAWTWTDNRSVQCKAA; from the coding sequence ATGTCTTCTACTGTTACCTCAGTTTTTACTTTTAAGGTCGAATGCACCTTTGATGAGTGGGCTGCAATCTTCGACAGCAAAGAAGCTACCAGAAGGCATAGAGAGTTTAATATTCAGCCTTTGTACAGAGGGTGTAGTGATGAAGACCCTCAAAAAATAATTGTTATACATCAGCACCCAGAGGGGGATATTGAGAAATTTATAGAAGCCAATGGAGACTGGATGGCAAGCCACAGAGTCGATTTATCTACAATGGAGAAGTCTGCTTGGACTTGGACCGACAACAGAAGTGTTCAGTGTAAAGCCGCTTAA
- a CDS encoding AEC family transporter, protein MEIIFLLAELIPCLLIGYLLGRFKKDLSLTISRPLMSYGIPISLMGILLKSGLEFPLIQSASLALVAIGFVMTLLNRIPGIKNLIPNRSLQLGSAFGNTGYFGIPVSLALLPNHALIYSIGFDLGATLVIWSIGPILLTDPSKVLSSNRYWQNFIKAIFRSPAVKGLIGALIVHSSPWNKQLTALLWIPSRVVIVLALVIVGMRLSWLRKANLSRIKIQITSIKNALIMKLVGLPVVMLIISLAIRLPTVMREALVLQSAAPTAISVLLISQAASRNEDEATSLVVLSTIISLISIPAWLMILRL, encoded by the coding sequence TTGGAAATAATCTTTCTTTTAGCTGAATTAATACCATGTCTTTTAATAGGATATTTGCTAGGACGATTTAAAAAAGATTTATCCCTAACGATATCTCGTCCTTTAATGAGCTATGGAATTCCTATCAGCTTGATGGGGATATTACTTAAGTCTGGCCTTGAATTCCCTTTAATACAATCTGCGTCTTTAGCACTGGTAGCTATTGGCTTTGTAATGACTCTATTAAATCGCATTCCTGGTATAAAAAACTTAATACCAAACAGATCTCTTCAATTAGGTAGTGCATTCGGAAATACTGGGTATTTCGGAATACCAGTTTCTCTAGCACTGCTTCCAAATCATGCTTTGATTTACAGCATAGGTTTTGACCTTGGTGCGACATTAGTAATTTGGAGTATCGGTCCAATACTGCTAACAGATCCTTCAAAAGTTTTAAGTTCTAATAGATATTGGCAGAATTTCATAAAAGCAATCTTTAGAAGCCCTGCTGTAAAAGGACTGATTGGCGCATTAATTGTTCATTCATCACCATGGAATAAACAATTAACAGCCTTACTATGGATACCTTCAAGGGTTGTAATTGTTTTAGCACTTGTAATTGTTGGAATGCGTCTAAGTTGGTTAAGAAAAGCAAATCTCTCAAGAATAAAAATCCAAATAACATCCATTAAAAATGCTTTAATCATGAAACTGGTTGGATTGCCAGTCGTTATGTTGATCATTTCCCTAGCGATCAGATTACCCACCGTTATGCGAGAGGCTTTAGTACTTCAATCAGCTGCGCCAACAGCAATATCTGTCTTACTAATATCCCAAGCAGCGTCAAGAAATGAAGATGAAGCCACATCGCTTGTTGTCTTAAGTACGATTATCTCGCTCATATCAATCCCTGCTTGGTTGATGATTTTAAGATTGTAA
- a CDS encoding rhomboid family intramembrane serine protease produces MLEKISKDDWQYFVPFLACTICFFATDFFGIIDKASIAYWSGRLFYEPYRIITSHFFHGDVNHLLANISGIIVARYFLKSLSLQSDYFFLAFIVLIMPLQAFICWCVDILIYRNPMSLAIGFSGVLFGIDAFILMTTIYGKKRFLFIGCHLNKDPRLLKSISVLTGIGIIWSFLPGISLLGHMSGLLAGFLLFWL; encoded by the coding sequence ATGCTTGAGAAGATTTCAAAAGATGATTGGCAATATTTTGTCCCCTTTTTGGCTTGCACTATTTGCTTCTTTGCAACAGATTTCTTTGGAATAATTGATAAGGCTTCCATTGCTTATTGGTCTGGACGTTTGTTTTATGAGCCATACAGGATTATTACATCCCATTTTTTTCATGGTGATGTTAATCATTTATTGGCAAATATCTCTGGAATCATCGTAGCTAGATATTTTCTTAAATCTTTAAGCCTTCAAAGTGACTATTTCTTTCTGGCTTTTATTGTATTGATAATGCCTCTCCAAGCGTTCATTTGTTGGTGCGTAGATATTTTAATTTATAGAAATCCTATGTCTCTAGCCATTGGCTTTAGTGGTGTTTTATTTGGTATCGACGCGTTTATTCTAATGACTACAATTTATGGAAAGAAAAGATTCTTGTTCATTGGATGTCACTTAAACAAAGATCCAAGATTACTTAAATCTATTTCTGTGCTTACAGGTATTGGAATTATTTGGTCATTCTTACCTGGAATTAGTTTGTTAGGTCATATGTCTGGACTTTTGGCAGGATTTCTATTGTTTTGGCTCTAA
- a CDS encoding PAP/fibrillin family protein, which produces MQDRKDLKALIYQVAAATDRGQRMNAMIAPMYQNKLVEMNKLVEDLLPLSDEISQDSIEGEWELIYSSVELFRSSPFFLAIEKALNDKSKSDLFFKLHLLQVGSFGLSTIGRVGQYLNFNKGEMISSFDTTIFGITTIPILGWFKLLPTFGGRVITLAKRLQLKDNILSMELEKTKVSEVDGLGKIPFLDSILMERWYPVKTIWKLLPWNKENPICEIRVIYVDEDLRIIRDMHGALFVYIRPSIPLLNQTKN; this is translated from the coding sequence ATGCAGGACAGGAAGGATCTCAAAGCCCTTATTTACCAGGTAGCAGCAGCAACAGATAGAGGTCAAAGGATGAACGCGATGATTGCTCCTATGTACCAAAATAAATTAGTAGAGATGAATAAACTAGTTGAAGATCTACTACCCCTATCAGATGAAATATCTCAGGATTCTATTGAAGGTGAATGGGAGCTTATTTACTCATCAGTTGAATTATTTAGGAGCTCTCCATTTTTTTTAGCCATAGAAAAGGCTCTAAACGACAAATCAAAAAGCGATTTATTTTTCAAGCTTCATCTTTTACAAGTTGGATCATTTGGTTTATCAACAATAGGAAGAGTCGGTCAATATCTCAATTTTAATAAAGGAGAAATGATCTCCTCCTTTGATACCACTATCTTTGGAATTACAACCATCCCAATTCTTGGTTGGTTCAAGCTTTTACCTACCTTTGGTGGTCGAGTCATAACGCTGGCTAAAAGGCTTCAACTAAAAGACAACATTCTTTCAATGGAGTTAGAGAAGACTAAAGTATCAGAGGTGGATGGACTGGGAAAAATTCCTTTTTTAGACAGTATTCTCATGGAAAGGTGGTATCCAGTTAAAACCATATGGAAGCTTCTTCCATGGAACAAAGAAAATCCAATTTGTGAGATTAGAGTGATCTATGTTGACGAAGATTTAAGAATCATTCGAGATATGCACGGAGCATTATTTGTTTACATACGTCCATCAATTCCTCTTCTTAACCAAACAAAAAATTAA
- a CDS encoding phytoene desaturase family protein, with amino-acid sequence MKNPEVIVIGSGIGGLCCGGLLAKAGKKVLILEAHSKPGGAAHGFQKNGYTFESGPSLWSGIGTWPTTNPLGQVLKALNQKVELIKYQDWNVQIPEGDYTIGVGDRRFFDQINSISGNDAIKEWEHFIQVIKPIGAAANAIPLIALNQNKETIFQLLRRSKTLLSHLKSFKYLGGAFGNLVDDHLKDPFLRNWVDLLSFLISGLSKDETNAAAMATLFDDWFKPDAYLEYPKGGSESIVKALLNGIYSFGGKLQLNSKVSQIIIKRNKAIGIELKNGEKVFAEHIVSNTDIWNTIDLIPKDISQKWREEKSITPKCKSFLHLHLGFNAEGLENIPLHSIWVDDWAKGITAERNVVVLSIPSALDPTMSPHNKHILHGYTPANEPWEIWENLKIGTNEYEKTKEERCSVFWKPIKKLVPDIEERIEIKMLGTPLTHQRFLNTKHGSYGPALSAAKGLFPGNKTPIKNLLMCGSSTFPGIGIPPVAASGAMAATTILGSKFQRDLIKELDI; translated from the coding sequence ATGAAAAATCCAGAAGTAATAGTAATTGGAAGTGGTATAGGAGGATTATGTTGCGGAGGCTTGCTAGCAAAAGCTGGCAAAAAAGTCTTAATTCTTGAGGCTCACTCAAAACCTGGAGGAGCCGCTCATGGCTTTCAGAAAAATGGATATACATTTGAATCTGGACCATCTCTTTGGAGTGGAATAGGTACTTGGCCTACGACAAATCCTTTAGGTCAAGTCCTAAAAGCTCTTAACCAAAAAGTTGAATTAATTAAATATCAGGATTGGAATGTTCAAATTCCTGAAGGCGACTACACAATTGGAGTTGGAGATAGAAGATTCTTTGATCAGATCAATTCAATAAGCGGAAATGATGCCATTAAAGAATGGGAACATTTTATTCAAGTGATTAAACCGATTGGTGCAGCAGCTAATGCAATTCCCCTAATAGCGCTAAATCAAAACAAGGAAACTATTTTTCAGCTCTTAAGACGTAGTAAAACACTCCTCTCTCACTTGAAATCTTTTAAATACCTAGGAGGTGCTTTTGGAAATTTAGTAGATGACCATCTTAAAGATCCATTTTTACGAAATTGGGTTGATTTACTTTCCTTTCTAATAAGCGGTTTATCGAAAGACGAAACCAATGCAGCTGCGATGGCAACCCTTTTTGATGATTGGTTTAAACCAGATGCCTACCTGGAATATCCAAAGGGAGGAAGTGAATCTATCGTTAAAGCTCTATTAAATGGAATTTACTCATTTGGAGGAAAGCTCCAACTTAATTCAAAAGTTAGTCAGATAATTATAAAAAGGAATAAAGCAATTGGAATTGAGTTAAAAAATGGTGAGAAAGTCTTTGCAGAACATATTGTTAGCAATACAGATATTTGGAACACCATTGATTTAATACCAAAAGATATATCTCAAAAATGGAGAGAAGAAAAGTCTATAACTCCAAAATGCAAGTCATTTCTTCATCTACATCTTGGGTTTAATGCAGAAGGACTAGAAAATATTCCACTCCATTCAATATGGGTTGATGATTGGGCTAAAGGTATTACTGCCGAAAGAAATGTAGTAGTTCTCTCTATTCCATCTGCCTTGGATCCAACAATGTCTCCCCACAACAAACACATCCTTCACGGATATACACCTGCTAATGAGCCATGGGAAATATGGGAAAATCTTAAAATAGGTACTAACGAATATGAAAAAACAAAAGAGGAGCGATGCTCAGTCTTCTGGAAACCAATTAAAAAATTGGTGCCAGATATAGAAGAAAGAATCGAAATAAAAATGCTAGGGACACCACTTACACATCAAAGATTTCTAAATACTAAACATGGAAGTTACGGTCCAGCATTATCAGCTGCAAAAGGGCTTTTCCCAGGGAATAAAACTCCAATTAAAAATCTTTTAATGTGCGGTTCAAGTACATTCCCAGGGATCGGTATTCCACCAGTAGCAGCCAGTGGCGCTATGGCCGCCACTACAATTCTTGGTTCCAAATTCCAAAGAGATCTAATCAAAGAGCTAGACATATAA
- a CDS encoding CIA30 family protein, which translates to MTEPSKVVSSSDFDDWFSLNDTVMGGSSKAVCRSSSKGLSLEGVVVEEKGGFVSCKSPIFSPVLNLSNYQGFELKIEGKGRTLKFGVSCKYGIFGLRGFFLDKSPGGLRWVAEIETKRFGTTTVKVPFESLEPTVLAKKISFPIIFKSESITQFQLLHSKFGKPGELNPGFKPGKINFVLQSISVY; encoded by the coding sequence ATGACGGAGCCATCAAAAGTCGTGTCATCCAGTGACTTTGATGATTGGTTTTCTTTGAACGACACTGTTATGGGAGGTTCAAGTAAGGCAGTTTGTAGATCTTCCTCAAAAGGCCTCTCCCTGGAAGGTGTTGTAGTTGAGGAAAAAGGAGGTTTTGTTAGTTGCAAATCTCCAATATTTTCACCTGTTCTAAATTTATCCAATTATCAAGGTTTTGAATTAAAAATTGAAGGTAAAGGTCGAACTTTAAAATTTGGAGTGTCATGTAAATATGGAATTTTTGGATTAAGAGGATTTTTCTTAGACAAATCACCTGGTGGGCTCAGATGGGTAGCAGAAATAGAAACAAAAAGATTTGGGACAACAACTGTCAAAGTACCTTTTGAAAGCCTTGAACCAACTGTTCTAGCAAAAAAAATTTCTTTTCCAATCATATTTAAATCAGAATCTATAACCCAATTTCAATTACTACATTCCAAATTTGGTAAACCAGGAGAATTGAATCCTGGCTTTAAGCCTGGAAAAATAAATTTTGTTTTACAATCGATTAGTGTCTATTAG
- a CDS encoding glycosyl hydrolase family 57 codes for MNNKDLPPICGFEFEINKLVNKERDSRQFEKKSRLENVNSAFACALHMHQPTIPAGNNGELISHLQYMFEHTSEGDNHNAEPFAQCYKRLAEIIPSLIDEGYDPKIMLDYSGNLLWGIEQMGREDILSSLKLLTCDCTVQPHVEWLGTFWSHAVASSTPPSDFKLQITAWQHHFSSLFGEDALHRVKGFSLPEMHLPNQPDVLFQLIKALKECGYCWVMVQEHSVQNLDGSCLRDDQKYVPNMLKAQGSHGETISILSLIKTQGSDTKLVGQMQPYYEAIGLKKQYLGQHIIPSLVSQIADGENGGVMMNEFPQAFIQAYKRIGPKTDKSPTIAMNGSEYLAFLETLNIDENSYPLIQAVGQDRIWKKISGPITPTLVKKAINELKEEDQSFSLSGASWTNDLSWEDGYINVLEPISKLSSYFHETFDHLLVQNPALTKTHDYQEALLYLLLLETSCFRYWGQGKWTEYAKTIFRKGEEVIKNFEISAQSS; via the coding sequence ATGAATAACAAAGACTTACCACCGATATGTGGTTTTGAATTTGAAATTAATAAGTTAGTAAATAAGGAAAGAGATAGTAGACAATTCGAAAAAAAGTCAAGGTTAGAGAATGTTAATTCAGCATTTGCATGTGCCCTCCATATGCATCAACCAACAATTCCAGCAGGTAACAATGGAGAGCTCATTTCACATTTGCAATATATGTTTGAACACACTTCAGAAGGAGATAATCACAATGCCGAACCATTTGCTCAATGCTACAAACGTCTAGCTGAAATCATTCCAAGCCTGATAGATGAAGGATATGACCCCAAAATAATGCTTGATTACTCCGGTAATCTTCTTTGGGGAATCGAACAAATGGGTCGCGAGGATATTCTCTCATCATTAAAGCTCCTAACGTGTGATTGCACAGTTCAACCCCATGTTGAATGGCTAGGAACCTTTTGGAGTCATGCTGTAGCCTCTTCAACTCCACCTTCTGACTTTAAATTACAGATAACAGCCTGGCAGCATCACTTCTCGTCATTATTCGGTGAAGATGCATTGCATCGAGTGAAAGGATTCTCTCTCCCCGAGATGCATCTTCCAAACCAACCTGATGTTCTTTTTCAATTAATCAAAGCTCTAAAAGAATGTGGATATTGTTGGGTAATGGTTCAAGAGCATAGCGTTCAAAATCTTGATGGCTCATGTCTTAGAGACGATCAGAAATATGTTCCAAATATGCTCAAAGCACAAGGAAGTCATGGAGAGACTATCTCTATTCTTTCACTAATAAAAACTCAAGGGTCAGATACCAAGCTTGTTGGACAAATGCAACCTTATTACGAGGCCATAGGGCTAAAAAAACAATATTTAGGCCAACATATTATCCCCTCGTTAGTCTCCCAAATTGCTGATGGAGAAAATGGCGGTGTAATGATGAACGAATTTCCTCAAGCTTTTATTCAGGCTTATAAAAGAATTGGTCCGAAAACCGACAAAAGTCCCACAATTGCTATGAACGGATCTGAATACCTCGCGTTCCTGGAGACTTTAAATATTGATGAAAATAGTTATCCATTGATACAAGCAGTCGGTCAAGACAGAATATGGAAAAAAATCTCAGGGCCAATAACTCCTACTTTGGTTAAAAAAGCAATAAATGAATTAAAAGAGGAAGATCAATCTTTTTCTTTGAGTGGAGCCAGTTGGACTAACGATTTGAGTTGGGAAGATGGATATATAAATGTTTTAGAACCAATTTCAAAACTTAGTTCCTATTTTCACGAAACATTTGACCATTTATTAGTTCAAAATCCAGCGTTAACAAAAACCCATGACTATCAAGAAGCACTCCTATACCTTTTGCTATTAGAAACTAGCTGCTTCCGTTATTGGGGACAGGGGAAATGGACTGAATATGCTAAAACAATCTTCAGAAAGGGTGAAGAGGTGATTAAAAACTTTGAAATTTCAGCACAGAGCAGTTAA
- a CDS encoding DUF1499 domain-containing protein produces MPGPKSGLSSCLNPLNCVFFQKEFEDVDKTFDQLVTIAQKIPRTKVLVSNEHYWKGVCRSLIFRFPDDLEILKIDKKIQIKSASRYGGGDLGVNGTRVGRLLTALEEFNS; encoded by the coding sequence ATGCCAGGTCCTAAATCAGGTCTTAGTTCTTGCTTAAATCCACTAAATTGCGTTTTCTTTCAAAAAGAATTTGAAGATGTTGACAAGACCTTTGATCAACTTGTCACGATTGCCCAGAAAATCCCTAGAACCAAGGTTTTAGTGAGTAATGAACATTATTGGAAAGGGGTTTGTCGTAGTTTGATTTTTAGATTTCCAGATGACTTGGAGATTTTAAAAATAGATAAGAAGATTCAAATCAAATCGGCATCAAGATATGGTGGTGGCGATCTTGGAGTTAATGGAACTAGAGTTGGTAGATTATTAACTGCTTTAGAAGAATTCAATAGTTAG
- a CDS encoding nitroreductase family protein gives MEIADAITKRRTLHIFSKKRVPREVIKKSIFAANQAPCHRRTFPWRFTNIGIKKRKQLYQLQLTLKFGDMTIDESSMKKIRDKMLNPSHLLIATQLCTDNQVQKLEDYAACACAIQNLSLSLVADDVGCKWSTGKITKDPNTYKIAQINSSEEEIIGFIWIGYGTEPPLIKRPLMSTIYRERG, from the coding sequence ATGGAAATAGCTGATGCAATTACAAAACGAAGGACACTTCACATTTTTTCAAAAAAACGTGTTCCTAGAGAAGTAATTAAAAAATCAATATTTGCAGCTAATCAGGCACCTTGCCACAGAAGGACTTTCCCATGGCGTTTTACCAATATTGGGATAAAAAAAAGGAAACAACTATATCAACTACAGCTGACTCTGAAGTTTGGTGATATGACAATAGATGAATCTAGTATGAAAAAAATAAGAGACAAAATGCTAAACCCTTCCCATTTGCTTATTGCCACTCAATTATGTACTGATAATCAAGTTCAAAAACTCGAAGATTATGCTGCTTGTGCTTGCGCGATTCAAAACCTCTCTCTTTCACTTGTTGCTGATGATGTTGGTTGCAAGTGGTCAACAGGAAAAATCACTAAAGACCCTAATACCTATAAAATTGCACAAATAAACTCAAGCGAGGAGGAAATTATTGGCTTTATATGGATTGGGTATGGGACTGAGCCGCCTTTAATCAAAAGACCCTTAATGAGCACTATCTATCGGGAGAGGGGGTAA
- a CDS encoding DUF4278 domain-containing protein: MTVLTYRGQEYLQHKEATPKKVVELSYRSNIYTTRQAEAKKQMQASLTYRGNTYQK; this comes from the coding sequence ATGACTGTTCTTACTTACAGAGGCCAAGAGTACCTTCAACACAAAGAAGCTACTCCAAAAAAAGTTGTAGAACTTAGTTACAGAAGTAACATCTACACAACTAGGCAAGCAGAAGCTAAAAAGCAGATGCAAGCATCCTTAACTTACAGAGGTAATACTTACCAAAAGTAA
- the purT gene encoding formate-dependent phosphoribosylglycinamide formyltransferase, producing MNVFPKKIMLLGSGELGKEVAIAAKRLGCYVIACDRYNDAPAMQIADQFEVLNMNNASDLKEVIYKCKPDIIIPEIEALAVDVLKEIEQEITVIPNARATAITMNRDKIRDLAANELNIRTAKFSYAMNQSELYLNAESIGYPLLIKPVMSSSGKGQSLVNNKNDLVQAWNLAIEKSRGKSNKIILEEFIDFDLEITLLTIRQFNGKTLFCAPIGHEQKNGDYQCSWQPAKLTESVLDKAKKIAKCVTDNLGGVGLFGVEFFIKGEEVIFSELSPRPHDTGLVTLISQNLNEFELHLRAVLGIPIPEIVCHGASASRVILASQKTSNIAFTGLEDALSQSNTGIFIFGKPSSTEGRRMGVAVAKAETLDEARIKADKAAQSVRFINE from the coding sequence ATGAACGTTTTTCCAAAGAAAATAATGCTTTTAGGTAGTGGAGAATTAGGGAAAGAGGTGGCAATAGCAGCTAAAAGATTAGGTTGTTATGTTATTGCATGTGACAGATATAATGATGCGCCAGCCATGCAGATAGCTGATCAATTTGAAGTATTAAATATGAATAATGCTAGTGACTTAAAAGAAGTAATATATAAATGTAAACCTGATATAATTATTCCTGAAATTGAGGCCCTTGCAGTAGATGTATTAAAGGAAATCGAACAAGAAATAACAGTAATACCAAATGCAAGAGCCACTGCAATAACTATGAATAGAGATAAAATCAGAGATTTAGCTGCTAACGAATTAAATATAAGAACTGCAAAATTTAGTTATGCGATGAATCAATCCGAGCTTTATTTGAATGCAGAGTCGATTGGTTATCCATTATTAATTAAGCCAGTTATGAGTTCTTCAGGTAAAGGACAAAGTTTAGTTAATAATAAAAATGATTTAGTCCAGGCTTGGAATTTGGCTATTGAAAAATCAAGAGGTAAATCAAATAAAATTATATTAGAGGAATTTATTGATTTTGATTTAGAAATTACTTTATTAACTATTAGACAATTTAATGGCAAAACATTATTTTGTGCACCGATTGGACACGAGCAAAAGAATGGAGATTATCAATGTAGTTGGCAACCAGCTAAATTAACTGAAAGTGTTTTAGATAAGGCTAAAAAGATAGCCAAATGTGTCACTGATAATCTTGGTGGAGTTGGTTTGTTTGGCGTTGAATTTTTTATTAAGGGTGAGGAGGTGATTTTTTCAGAGCTGTCACCAAGACCACATGACACAGGCTTAGTAACTTTGATTAGCCAAAATTTAAATGAGTTTGAATTACACCTTAGAGCTGTTTTAGGTATCCCAATTCCAGAAATAGTTTGTCATGGAGCGTCTGCGAGCAGAGTGATTTTGGCTTCCCAGAAAACTTCAAACATAGCTTTTACGGGACTTGAAGATGCCTTAAGTCAATCGAATACAGGTATATTTATATTTGGCAAGCCGAGCTCTACTGAAGGTCGTCGAATGGGAGTAGCTGTAGCAAAAGCTGAAACCCTCGATGAGGCAAGAATCAAAGCTGATAAAGCAGCTCAATCAGTCCGATTTATAAATGAATAA
- a CDS encoding DUF3804 family protein translates to MSSKEEILSILEAFASTERMGSFFLDNATPDFLFIRPSGNPIDAKGFQDMWSSGDLVLESAEITKVHKFELLGSNAAMCVFTLGSKFTYKGAQNDDLPTVTSIFKKIDEKWKVAWMQRSSGQADMSLWND, encoded by the coding sequence ATGTCATCTAAAGAAGAAATCCTCTCCATCCTCGAAGCGTTTGCTTCTACAGAAAGAATGGGATCATTCTTTTTAGACAATGCAACCCCTGACTTTTTGTTTATAAGACCAAGTGGGAATCCGATAGATGCAAAAGGTTTTCAAGATATGTGGTCCTCAGGAGATCTTGTACTAGAAAGCGCAGAAATCACAAAGGTACACAAATTTGAACTTTTAGGTTCAAATGCTGCAATGTGCGTATTCACTTTAGGCTCAAAATTCACTTATAAAGGGGCTCAAAACGACGACCTCCCGACAGTAACTTCGATTTTTAAAAAGATAGATGAGAAATGGAAAGTAGCATGGATGCAAAGATCCTCAGGTCAAGCAGATATGAGTCTGTGGAACGACTAA
- a CDS encoding chlorophyll a/b-binding protein: MNKETNYWKTAEQMNGRLAMMGFFAAVINYGITGWIIPGIV; this comes from the coding sequence ATGAACAAAGAAACTAACTACTGGAAAACAGCAGAGCAAATGAATGGCCGTCTAGCAATGATGGGCTTCTTTGCCGCTGTGATTAACTACGGAATAACAGGCTGGATCATTCCAGGAATTGTTTAA
- a CDS encoding high light inducible protein gives MKKQTTETPRVEEGKVIAERLNGYAAFVGCWALIGAYLTTGQIIPGVV, from the coding sequence ATGAAAAAACAAACTACAGAAACTCCAAGAGTCGAAGAAGGCAAAGTAATTGCTGAAAGACTGAATGGTTACGCAGCATTTGTTGGATGCTGGGCACTAATCGGTGCATATCTAACAACCGGTCAGATCATTCCAGGTGTGGTGTAA
- a CDS encoding high light inducible protein yields MQPSNKTILERSIGRPAMMAFVLLTGIYLSTGQLIPGIV; encoded by the coding sequence ATGCAACCATCTAACAAAACAATCCTAGAAAGAAGCATCGGCAGACCAGCCATGATGGCATTCGTTCTACTAACAGGTATCTACCTATCAACCGGTCAACTTATTCCAGGTATTGTTTAA
- a CDS encoding high light inducible protein yields the protein MTTSSSSQVITEYGKQNIFGRETQPQLVEDYTSYPEEAEKTNGRWAMIGMISLLVSYFTTGQIIPGIF from the coding sequence ATGACGACATCATCTTCTTCTCAGGTAATCACTGAGTACGGCAAGCAAAACATCTTTGGCCGTGAAACACAGCCCCAGCTTGTTGAGGACTACACCAGCTATCCAGAAGAAGCTGAAAAGACAAATGGCCGTTGGGCAATGATTGGAATGATCAGTCTTTTAGTTTCATACTTCACAACAGGTCAAATCATTCCTGGAATTTTCTAA
- a CDS encoding type 1 glutamine amidotransferase produces MSRLLVLQHLERERPGLFVHLAEERGFSVCTFRLDLGDSLPELSEGDLLLVLGGPMGIRDIGTSTYPWLLEEIGLIKEALNQGVGLIGVCLGAQLLAYAAGGDVEMIQEEVSHQPLAEIGWDNIFPQSLEDNFKLTRLLRHPFPVLHWHGDRILLPNSAELIASSCRCKEQLFSIGPLAYGMQFHVEIDDEMVNTWISEDHKFISSALGADGQSIIKQQQKEFGHKTLDSRLEFLNTLFDLLI; encoded by the coding sequence ATGAGTCGTTTACTTGTTCTTCAGCATTTAGAACGCGAGCGCCCCGGATTGTTTGTCCACCTTGCTGAGGAAAGAGGATTTAGTGTTTGTACTTTTCGTTTGGATCTAGGAGACTCTCTACCAGAACTTAGTGAAGGAGATTTACTTTTGGTGTTGGGTGGACCTATGGGTATAAGAGACATTGGTACTTCAACTTATCCATGGCTTCTTGAAGAAATTGGTCTAATAAAAGAAGCCTTAAATCAAGGCGTTGGGTTGATAGGAGTATGCTTGGGTGCTCAACTTTTAGCCTATGCAGCTGGTGGTGATGTTGAAATGATTCAGGAGGAGGTATCCCATCAACCATTAGCTGAAATAGGGTGGGACAATATCTTTCCTCAATCACTAGAGGATAACTTTAAATTGACAAGACTTTTAAGACATCCTTTCCCTGTTTTGCATTGGCATGGAGATAGAATTTTATTGCCTAATTCTGCAGAGCTTATCGCTAGTAGTTGTAGATGTAAGGAGCAATTATTTAGTATTGGTCCATTAGCTTATGGGATGCAATTTCACGTTGAGATTGACGATGAGATGGTTAATACGTGGATTTCAGAAGATCATAAATTTATTTCTTCAGCATTAGGGGCAGACGGTCAATCCATTATAAAACAACAACAAAAAGAATTTGGTCATAAAACATTAGATTCTAGATTAGAGTTTTTAAACACTTTATTTGACCTATTAATCTAA